The proteins below come from a single Pseudarthrobacter sp. SSS035 genomic window:
- a CDS encoding MarR family winged helix-turn-helix transcriptional regulator, translating into MHENSTPGDVTALFERLVEDSLPGRRGVRAWSALLHAHATLMRQLDTDLREDTGLRLADFDVLAHLADAGGQLRMTELAARTLLSRSGLTRRVAKLVDEGLVRRANAAGDGRGVLVTLTDAGVARLTESVPVHLQGVSKLFVERLDEQELAVLETALRKVIVDCTFG; encoded by the coding sequence ATGCACGAAAATTCCACGCCCGGTGATGTGACTGCCCTCTTCGAGCGGCTTGTCGAGGACTCCCTGCCGGGACGGCGTGGAGTGAGGGCGTGGAGCGCTTTACTGCACGCCCACGCCACTCTCATGCGCCAGCTCGACACCGATCTCAGGGAGGACACCGGCCTGCGCCTCGCCGACTTCGATGTATTGGCTCACCTGGCCGACGCGGGCGGTCAGCTACGGATGACGGAGCTAGCGGCCCGTACGCTCCTCTCGCGCTCGGGGTTGACCCGCCGCGTCGCGAAGTTGGTAGATGAGGGTCTGGTACGCCGGGCGAACGCCGCCGGGGACGGGCGAGGCGTGCTCGTCACCCTGACCGACGCCGGCGTCGCCCGTCTGACCGAATCAGTGCCGGTCCATCTTCAGGGTGTGTCGAAGCTGTTCGTCGAGCGGCTCGACGAACAGGAACTCGCCGTTCTCGAGACCGCTCTGCGAAAAGTCATCGTCGAC
- a CDS encoding Atu2307/SP_0267 family LLM class monooxygenase: MAEYEVDHEALNPAITLGLDTFGDVHTDGSGTRLSDAQTIRNLVDEGVLAEETGVDYFGIGEHHTDSFPLSAGDVVLAAIAARTSRIRLGSAVTVISSDDPVRVFQRYSTLDSLSNGRAEVILGRGSSTESFPLFGYDLRNYDELFEEKVNLFAELLKEKPVTWSGNTRAALDGLSIYPRTESGHLSTWIGVGGSPESVVRAARYGFSLMIAIIGGETARFAPFAGLFHRALAEFGQPRRPVGVHSPGHVAATDEQAIEEFWPHYETAFAEAARVRGFRPPTMQSFLRDVGPGGALYVGSPETVARKIAETLKTIGASRFDLKYGMPGVQQTQIMTSIELFGSHVAPLVRDMMA, from the coding sequence ATGGCTGAATACGAGGTGGACCACGAGGCACTAAATCCGGCCATCACCCTCGGACTCGATACCTTTGGTGACGTACACACCGACGGTTCCGGGACGAGGCTTTCGGACGCCCAGACCATCCGGAACCTCGTCGACGAGGGTGTGCTCGCCGAGGAAACCGGTGTGGACTACTTCGGGATCGGGGAACACCATACCGATAGCTTCCCCCTCTCAGCCGGCGACGTCGTTCTCGCCGCGATCGCGGCCCGCACCTCACGCATTCGCCTTGGATCTGCGGTCACGGTCATCAGTTCCGACGACCCCGTTCGGGTATTCCAGCGCTATTCAACCCTGGACTCACTGTCCAACGGCCGCGCCGAAGTCATCCTCGGACGAGGATCAAGCACCGAGTCGTTCCCGCTGTTCGGGTACGACCTCCGAAACTATGACGAACTGTTTGAAGAGAAGGTCAATCTTTTCGCCGAGCTCCTCAAGGAAAAGCCCGTCACCTGGAGCGGAAATACCCGGGCAGCCCTGGACGGACTGAGTATCTATCCCCGTACGGAATCGGGACACCTCTCGACCTGGATCGGAGTCGGCGGCAGCCCAGAATCGGTCGTGCGCGCCGCACGGTACGGGTTCTCCCTCATGATTGCCATCATCGGCGGCGAAACAGCACGCTTTGCACCCTTCGCGGGACTGTTCCATCGGGCCCTGGCTGAGTTTGGTCAGCCCCGGCGCCCCGTCGGCGTGCATTCGCCCGGGCACGTTGCCGCCACCGATGAACAGGCCATCGAAGAGTTCTGGCCCCACTACGAAACCGCGTTCGCTGAAGCCGCCCGGGTGCGAGGATTCAGGCCTCCGACGATGCAAAGCTTCCTCCGGGACGTCGGCCCCGGGGGAGCGCTCTATGTGGGCTCGCCCGAAACGGTGGCCCGAAAGATCGCCGAGACGCTTAAGACGATCGGGGCAAGCCGCTTTGACCTGAAGTACGGCATGCCCGGGGTACAGCAGACCCAAATAATGACCAGCATCGAGCTCTTCGGATCCCACGTGGCTCCGTTAGTGCGCGACATGATGGCGTAG
- a CDS encoding cytosine permease, which translates to MISTRFRKDADSVGAASAHKDRFGRIESAGIEFIPDEQRTSRPRNLFTVFFGGNFAFSVIVFGWLPITFGLDFVGAATASLTGLLVGTALIAPMALLGPRTGTNNTVSSAAHFGTRGRLIGSALTLLFALAYAAIAVWTSGDALVAAAERLLGIPVDGTTLAIGYAVISVEIVLVALFGHGTVVAMQKFVAPVVGVLLLIGVVAFAPTFSPTTVHADYLLGDFWPTWILSAVISVGGPLSYAPTLGDYSRRISRTRHSDRSVVTSACLGVFLGLFVTALFGAFTASALPELGGSYVADLVKSSPAWYLLPILIIALAGGLGQGVLNLYASGLDLEALFPRLRRIHTTLITSVIAVGLLYVGVFVFNAVDSITAMTLVLNGFAGPWVAINVLGFLIARRGKYHAADLQLFRASGPRGRYWFSNGWNLRAVIPWAIGSVFGLLATDTSLYTGPFSQLAGGIDLSFIGSTIIGAAGYLLALRFWPEPAATRESAREEGEHVLLSNHD; encoded by the coding sequence ATGATCAGCACGCGCTTCCGCAAAGACGCGGATTCCGTCGGTGCCGCATCCGCGCACAAGGACCGCTTCGGCCGCATTGAGTCGGCCGGCATTGAGTTCATTCCCGACGAACAACGCACCTCCCGCCCCCGGAACCTGTTCACCGTGTTCTTCGGCGGCAACTTCGCCTTCTCGGTCATCGTTTTCGGCTGGCTTCCCATCACCTTCGGCCTGGACTTCGTCGGCGCCGCCACCGCCAGCCTCACCGGTCTCCTCGTTGGTACAGCCCTGATCGCCCCGATGGCCCTCCTGGGGCCACGGACCGGCACCAACAACACCGTTTCCAGCGCCGCACACTTCGGCACCCGCGGGAGGTTGATCGGTTCCGCCCTGACCCTGTTGTTCGCCCTTGCGTACGCCGCCATCGCGGTCTGGACTTCGGGCGACGCGCTGGTTGCCGCCGCCGAGCGGCTGCTCGGGATACCCGTCGACGGCACCACGCTGGCCATCGGCTACGCCGTGATCTCCGTGGAAATTGTTCTCGTGGCGCTCTTCGGCCACGGCACCGTGGTGGCGATGCAGAAGTTCGTCGCACCCGTCGTCGGCGTTCTGCTCCTCATCGGCGTCGTCGCCTTCGCACCGACGTTCAGCCCCACAACAGTCCATGCCGACTACCTCCTGGGCGACTTCTGGCCCACGTGGATCCTCTCGGCCGTCATTTCCGTCGGCGGCCCCCTCTCCTATGCACCCACACTGGGCGACTACAGCCGGCGCATCTCGCGGACCAGGCACTCGGACCGTTCGGTGGTGACCTCGGCATGCCTCGGCGTCTTCCTCGGGCTCTTCGTCACTGCCCTTTTCGGTGCCTTCACGGCCTCGGCGTTGCCGGAGCTTGGCGGCTCGTACGTCGCCGATCTCGTGAAATCATCCCCGGCCTGGTATCTGCTGCCGATCCTCATCATCGCGTTGGCAGGCGGACTCGGCCAGGGCGTGCTCAACCTCTACGCCAGCGGGCTGGACCTCGAAGCCCTCTTCCCGAGGCTCCGGCGGATCCACACCACCCTCATCACCTCGGTGATCGCAGTCGGTCTTCTCTACGTCGGTGTCTTCGTCTTCAACGCGGTGGACTCCATTACGGCCATGACACTGGTCCTCAACGGCTTCGCCGGACCCTGGGTTGCCATCAACGTCCTGGGATTCCTGATCGCCCGCCGCGGCAAGTACCACGCCGCCGACCTCCAGCTCTTCCGGGCCAGCGGACCACGCGGACGCTACTGGTTCAGCAACGGCTGGAACCTGCGCGCTGTAATTCCCTGGGCCATCGGTTCAGTCTTCGGCCTGCTCGCGACGGACACGTCCCTGTACACCGGGCCGTTCTCGCAGCTCGCCGGGGGAATCGATCTCAGTTTCATCGGGTCCACGATCATCGGAGCGGCAGGCTATCTGCTGGCCTTGCGGTTCTGGCCCGAACCCGCCGCAACGAGGGAGTCCGCACGGGAGGAAGGTGAGCACGTATTACTGTCAAACCATGACTGA
- a CDS encoding TetR/AcrR family transcriptional regulator translates to MTDKLAKILTAATTCIARNGVRGMRVNDVAAEAGVSPGLLYYHFTDRAGLLAATLEHINKQVGKDDAAPSSPDAEDRARHFRHLLLDEIKDDADVRRNSVAWNELRACSIFEQELAEPLSRTTAEWNREIAQAIVAASEGTSEDEAAVTAEILTSLVEGISGRWLNGFITTDHARSLLTTAIDSLTTAHPRTLQEPSGQGLGK, encoded by the coding sequence ATGACTGACAAACTAGCCAAGATCCTCACCGCCGCCACCACCTGCATCGCCAGGAACGGCGTCCGGGGAATGCGGGTCAACGATGTGGCTGCAGAAGCCGGTGTTTCGCCGGGCCTCCTGTACTACCACTTCACCGACCGGGCCGGCCTGCTTGCCGCAACGCTTGAACACATCAACAAGCAGGTCGGCAAGGACGACGCCGCCCCCTCCTCCCCTGACGCGGAAGACCGCGCCCGGCACTTCAGGCACCTGCTCCTTGACGAAATCAAGGACGACGCTGATGTCCGCCGGAATTCGGTGGCCTGGAACGAGCTCCGGGCGTGCTCCATCTTCGAACAGGAGCTGGCGGAACCACTTTCCCGGACAACGGCGGAATGGAACCGCGAGATCGCCCAGGCCATCGTGGCCGCCAGCGAAGGCACCAGCGAGGACGAGGCCGCAGTCACTGCGGAGATCCTCACCAGTTTGGTGGAAGGGATCTCCGGCCGCTGGCTCAACGGTTTCATCACCACAGACCACGCGCGTTCCCTGTTGACGACGGCCATCGACTCACTCACCACAGCACACCCGAGGACCCTGCAGGAACCTTCCGGACAGGGTCTGGGCAAATGA
- a CDS encoding nitrilase-related carbon-nitrogen hydrolase, whose protein sequence is MDIIANTEPPASFARSQESNRRPLRVALVQHRWRENAAELRSVLTGAIGKAADAGARAVFLPELTLSKYPANVRAGSNPARNAEDLLSGPTFEFAANAARKHGVTVHASLYERSDGNDGLGFNTAILVSPQGELLARTRKTHIPVSAGYYEDTYFRAGPAGDAYPVHRPAELDGAAVGLPTCWDEWFPEVARLYSLAGAEILVYPTAIGSEPTFPEFDHQPLWQHVITGHGITNGTFMVVPNRTGDEGDINFYGSSFISDPYGRVLVQAPRDREAVLVADLDLDQRKDWLDLFPFLTTRRPDTYAELTRDVDFDRPYGAVSANQTAAQP, encoded by the coding sequence TTGGACATCATCGCCAACACCGAACCGCCCGCCTCTTTCGCCCGGAGCCAGGAAAGCAACCGCCGGCCGCTCCGAGTGGCCCTGGTCCAGCACCGCTGGCGCGAAAACGCCGCCGAGCTCAGGTCAGTGCTGACCGGGGCCATCGGCAAAGCCGCCGACGCCGGAGCCAGGGCCGTGTTCCTGCCGGAACTTACGCTGTCTAAATATCCTGCCAACGTCCGGGCCGGCAGTAACCCCGCCCGGAATGCCGAGGACCTGCTCAGCGGCCCCACCTTCGAGTTCGCCGCCAACGCGGCCCGGAAGCACGGCGTCACCGTCCACGCCTCGCTCTACGAGCGCTCAGACGGAAACGACGGGCTGGGCTTCAACACCGCCATCCTCGTCTCGCCCCAGGGGGAGCTGCTGGCACGCACGCGCAAGACCCACATTCCCGTCAGCGCCGGATACTACGAGGACACGTACTTCCGCGCCGGGCCGGCCGGCGACGCCTACCCCGTGCACCGCCCCGCGGAACTGGACGGGGCCGCCGTCGGACTCCCCACCTGCTGGGACGAATGGTTCCCGGAGGTCGCCCGGCTGTATTCGCTGGCCGGCGCGGAAATCCTGGTCTACCCCACGGCCATCGGCTCGGAGCCGACCTTCCCGGAGTTCGACCACCAGCCGCTGTGGCAGCACGTGATCACAGGCCACGGCATCACGAACGGCACGTTCATGGTGGTCCCCAACCGGACCGGCGACGAAGGCGACATCAACTTCTACGGTTCCTCGTTCATTTCCGATCCCTACGGCCGCGTCCTGGTCCAAGCGCCGCGGGACCGGGAAGCCGTCCTGGTGGCCGACCTCGACCTGGACCAGCGCAAGGACTGGCTGGACCTGTTCCCGTTCCTGACCACGCGCCGCCCCGACACCTACGCCGAGCTCACCCGGGACGTCGATTTCGACCGCCCGTACGGGGCGGTATCCGCCAATCAGACCGCGGCCCAGCCATGA
- a CDS encoding agmatine/peptidylarginine deiminase gives MNWMMPSETARQERVWMAFPPERSSIGHTAEETHEARTVWAAVAHAVAEFEPVTMIVDPPDITAARTYLSAGIDLVEVPLDDAWMRDIGPTFVTGDDGRLGGVDWVFNGWGQQDWATWGKDSGVGAEVVRLAGAELLDSPLVNEGGGIQVDGLGTVLVTETVQLDKFRNPHLTKADVEAELARTIGATHVIWLPRGLTRDSQELGTRGHVDIVAAIPSPGVLLVHSQRNPSHPDFQITADIIAMLAGTRDAQGRVWDIVEVPAPDTLRDELDWVDYSYINHLVVNGGVIACSFDDPADAGARRILEQAYPGREVVTVDARAIFARGGGIHCITQHQPAV, from the coding sequence ATGAACTGGATGATGCCGAGCGAGACGGCCCGCCAGGAAAGGGTCTGGATGGCATTTCCACCGGAGCGATCCTCGATAGGGCACACCGCGGAGGAAACCCATGAGGCCCGGACAGTGTGGGCAGCCGTGGCGCATGCTGTGGCGGAATTCGAGCCGGTCACCATGATCGTGGACCCGCCGGACATAACTGCCGCGCGGACTTATCTTTCGGCTGGCATTGACCTGGTGGAAGTGCCTCTCGACGATGCCTGGATGCGGGACATCGGGCCCACGTTCGTGACCGGCGACGACGGCCGGCTGGGCGGGGTGGACTGGGTCTTCAACGGCTGGGGGCAGCAGGACTGGGCCACTTGGGGCAAGGATTCCGGGGTCGGTGCGGAAGTGGTGAGGCTGGCCGGTGCGGAGCTGCTGGACAGCCCGCTGGTCAATGAAGGCGGCGGGATCCAGGTGGACGGTCTGGGCACCGTGCTGGTCACCGAGACGGTGCAGCTGGATAAGTTCCGGAACCCGCACCTGACCAAGGCGGACGTCGAAGCCGAGCTGGCCCGCACGATCGGCGCCACGCATGTCATCTGGCTGCCACGTGGGCTGACCCGTGATTCGCAGGAACTCGGAACCCGCGGACACGTGGACATCGTGGCCGCTATCCCGTCGCCCGGTGTGCTGCTGGTCCACTCCCAGCGCAACCCATCACACCCGGACTTCCAGATCACCGCCGATATCATCGCGATGCTCGCCGGGACCCGGGACGCGCAGGGCCGTGTCTGGGACATCGTGGAGGTACCGGCCCCGGACACGCTGCGCGACGAGCTCGACTGGGTCGACTACAGCTACATCAACCATCTGGTGGTGAACGGAGGCGTCATCGCCTGCAGTTTCGACGACCCAGCGGACGCGGGAGCCCGCCGGATCCTGGAGCAGGCGTATCCGGGCCGGGAAGTGGTGACGGTCGATGCCCGCGCCATCTTCGCCCGGGGCGGCGGCATCCATTGCATCACCCAGCATCAGCCGGCCGTCTGA
- a CDS encoding D-arabinono-1,4-lactone oxidase: protein MTATNLPRAGSPARAATPSAPFGTDVTWTNWGGNQSATPAFTVRPRTEQEALDAVRFAIREGLPVRAVGSGHSSSPLVQTGGVLMDMSGLSAITGTDKVRRRARALAGTTINAFGDALWEQGLALSNQGDIDKQQIAGALATSTHGSGKDLGSFSSKLRWVKLINGYGEIVEIGEGQLRELRAAQVALGTLGIFLEVELAVEDSYYLQEQITYPTWAETAATWQTDIDSNRHYSFLWCPGDDSCELLDLPGSPGQSMADRSYTKRYNVAQIQDESEISGIEGARLDRSYRIYPGGFTTQFHELEYFVRSEDGLAAVEVIQDLIRTKHPGQKYPVEVRWVKADEGYMSQFQGRDSTVITLTTEPGTDYWQFFRDADAALQEFEPRAHWGKIHFMTRSRLERLYPELDTFIQVRREFDPRGMFLNDHTRALVG, encoded by the coding sequence ATGACCGCCACGAACCTTCCCCGCGCCGGGTCCCCGGCTCGGGCGGCAACCCCATCCGCTCCCTTCGGCACGGACGTCACGTGGACCAACTGGGGCGGGAACCAGAGCGCTACGCCGGCCTTCACCGTCCGGCCGCGGACCGAACAGGAAGCGCTCGACGCCGTCCGGTTCGCCATCCGGGAAGGCCTGCCTGTGCGGGCGGTCGGCTCGGGCCACTCGTCCTCGCCGCTGGTTCAGACAGGCGGCGTCCTGATGGACATGTCCGGCCTCTCGGCGATCACCGGGACTGACAAGGTCCGGCGTCGCGCCAGGGCCCTTGCCGGCACCACCATCAATGCCTTCGGGGATGCGTTGTGGGAGCAGGGCCTGGCACTCAGCAATCAGGGCGACATTGACAAGCAGCAGATCGCCGGGGCGCTGGCGACCAGCACGCATGGCTCCGGAAAGGACCTGGGCAGCTTCTCGTCCAAGCTGCGATGGGTGAAGCTGATCAACGGCTACGGCGAGATTGTCGAAATCGGCGAGGGGCAGCTCCGCGAACTCCGGGCTGCCCAGGTCGCACTCGGCACGCTCGGGATCTTCCTGGAAGTCGAGTTGGCCGTCGAGGACAGCTACTACCTGCAGGAACAGATCACGTATCCCACGTGGGCCGAGACAGCGGCAACCTGGCAGACGGACATCGACTCAAACAGGCACTACTCTTTCCTGTGGTGCCCGGGCGACGATTCCTGCGAGCTCCTGGACCTTCCGGGTTCGCCGGGCCAGAGCATGGCGGACCGCAGCTACACCAAGCGGTACAACGTTGCGCAGATCCAGGACGAGAGCGAGATTTCAGGCATCGAAGGCGCCCGGCTGGACCGTTCGTACCGCATTTATCCGGGCGGCTTCACCACGCAGTTCCACGAACTCGAGTACTTCGTTCGCAGCGAGGACGGCCTGGCCGCCGTGGAGGTCATCCAGGACCTGATCCGCACCAAGCATCCCGGGCAGAAATACCCGGTGGAGGTCCGTTGGGTGAAAGCCGATGAAGGCTACATGTCCCAGTTTCAGGGGCGCGACAGCACCGTTATTACTCTGACCACCGAGCCCGGGACAGACTACTGGCAGTTCTTCCGGGATGCCGATGCGGCACTGCAGGAATTCGAGCCACGTGCGCACTGGGGGAAAATCCACTTCATGACCAGGAGCCGCTTGGAACGCCTCTACCCGGAGCTGGACACTTTCATCCAAGTACGCCGCGAGTTCGATCCTCGTGGAATGTTCCTCAACGACCACACCCGCGCCCTCGTAGGCTAA
- a CDS encoding aminobutyraldehyde dehydrogenase yields MTFTDTNQFTVRRSTSGNSSPERTPASVLPPTGHFINGTFVPGSSTELIDVVDPTTEQVIASVQAGTAADVDVAVEAAVAAQKSWGATTPKERADVLNLIANIIEENREAFEVIESANTGKPRAVAEDDVTSTIDTFRFMAGASRTLTSMAGGDYATGHTSVILREPVGVVGVITPWNYPLLMAAWKIAPILAAGNSIVLKPSEQTPLSTLKLAELVAGHIPDGILNVVTGQGRTVGQRLSEHPDIALVALTGSVVSGQAVAETAAKSVKRVHLELGGKAPVVVFPDADLRAAAAGVRNAGFWNAGQDCGAACRVLVHDSVAEEFTEHLVREVGTLVVGAPEAGDDVEIGPMISRPHFERVKESLAEAKAAGLNIAIGGSALEGPGYFIEPTVISNVPAGAHIATHEIFGPVVTVETFSSTEEAITRANESPYGLSASIWTKDSSLSLKIPKQLDFGTVWVNAHLVLACEVPWGGFKGSGYGRDLSLYALDDYSRTKHVMINHGA; encoded by the coding sequence ATGACATTCACAGACACAAACCAGTTCACCGTCCGACGCTCCACCTCTGGCAACAGCTCCCCTGAGCGCACGCCCGCCAGCGTGCTGCCGCCCACCGGACACTTTATTAACGGGACGTTTGTTCCGGGTTCCTCCACCGAGCTCATCGACGTGGTGGACCCCACCACTGAACAGGTCATCGCGTCCGTCCAGGCCGGCACTGCAGCTGACGTCGACGTCGCCGTCGAAGCCGCCGTCGCGGCCCAGAAGTCCTGGGGCGCCACCACGCCGAAGGAACGCGCGGATGTCCTGAACCTGATCGCCAACATCATTGAGGAGAACAGGGAGGCCTTTGAGGTCATCGAGTCCGCCAACACCGGCAAGCCGCGTGCAGTGGCCGAAGATGACGTCACCAGCACCATCGACACGTTCCGGTTCATGGCCGGAGCTTCCCGCACCCTGACGTCCATGGCCGGCGGGGACTACGCCACCGGCCACACCTCGGTGATCCTCCGCGAGCCCGTGGGCGTCGTCGGGGTCATCACGCCCTGGAACTACCCGCTGCTCATGGCCGCGTGGAAGATCGCCCCCATCCTGGCTGCTGGAAACAGCATCGTCCTCAAGCCGTCCGAGCAGACCCCGCTGTCCACGCTGAAGCTGGCAGAACTCGTGGCCGGACACATCCCGGACGGAATCCTCAACGTCGTCACGGGACAGGGTCGGACCGTGGGACAGCGGCTTTCCGAACACCCTGACATCGCCCTCGTCGCCTTGACCGGCAGCGTCGTCAGCGGCCAAGCCGTAGCGGAAACCGCAGCAAAGTCCGTCAAGCGGGTCCACCTGGAACTCGGCGGCAAGGCCCCCGTGGTGGTCTTCCCCGACGCCGACCTCCGCGCGGCCGCCGCCGGCGTCCGCAATGCCGGCTTCTGGAATGCCGGCCAGGACTGCGGCGCTGCATGCCGCGTGCTCGTCCACGACTCGGTAGCCGAGGAGTTCACCGAACACCTGGTCCGCGAAGTCGGCACGCTGGTGGTTGGCGCCCCGGAAGCAGGGGACGACGTGGAAATCGGTCCGATGATCTCGCGCCCGCACTTCGAGCGGGTCAAGGAATCACTGGCCGAGGCCAAGGCCGCTGGCCTGAACATCGCCATCGGCGGTTCGGCCTTGGAGGGCCCCGGCTACTTCATCGAACCTACGGTGATCAGCAACGTACCCGCCGGAGCCCACATAGCCACCCACGAAATCTTTGGTCCCGTAGTCACGGTCGAGACTTTCAGTTCCACTGAAGAAGCCATCACCCGCGCGAACGAAAGCCCTTACGGACTGTCCGCTTCAATATGGACAAAGGACTCCAGCCTCTCGCTGAAGATTCCCAAGCAGCTCGATTTCGGCACGGTCTGGGTCAATGCCCACCTCGTGCTGGCCTGCGAGGTACCGTGGGGCGGGTTCAAGGGATCCGGCTACGGCCGCGACCTCTCGCTCTACGCCCTGGATGATTACTCCCGCACCAAGCACGTCATGATCAACCACGGCGCATGA